The genomic interval AGGCTTCGACCATGTCGTGGTCACGGGAAGATCCGCGACACCGGTGTATCTGTACATTCACGATGGCCATGCCGAGCTGAGGCCGGCATCGCACCTGTGGGGCCTGGATACCTGGGAAACCGAAGATGCCATCCGGCGTGAATTGGGAGACGAGCGCGTACAGGTCGCCACCATCGGCCAGGCCGGGGAAAATCGGGTCCGGTTCGCCTGTATCATCAACAACAAGCATCGGGCCGCCGGCCGCGCCGGACTGGGCGCCGTCATGGGGTCGAAAAACCTGAAAGCCGTGGCGGTGCGCGGATCGGGTACGGTCGCGGTCGCCGATATGGAAAAATTGAAAAGGTTGAGTCAAACGTTTTCGAAAAAAATCAAAAAAGCGTTCTCCTATACGCTGATGGCCGAATACGGGACTCAAAATTTCACCATGGGGACCCATGCCATCGGCGCCATGGTCATCCGGAACTGGTCGCAGTCGGCCAATTATGATCAATTCGACAAGGTCAGCCCGATGGCCATCCGCAGGAAGCACTATGTGAAACGCAAGGGGTGTTTCTCCTGCCCGATTGCCTGCGGGCATGTGTGTACGGTCAAGGACGGTGAATACGCCGGGGAACGGGGCGGTGGGCTCGAACACGGCGTAACGACCCCGTTCGGTATCGGCTGTGATATTTCCGATACGAATGCCTACGTGCACTATAACAATATCTGCAACCGCTACGGCATCGATGCGTTGGAGTTCGGGCTGATGATGGGCGCCGTCATCGAATGGCACAATGACAAACTGGTGCGCCCCCCCGATACGAACGGCATTGCGCTGGGCTGGGGAGATTACCACGGTATTTTTAAACTCCTGGAAGCCACGGTCAAGCGCGAGGGATTCGGCGACATCCTGGCCATGGGCAGCCTGAAGGCCGCTGAATCTGTCGGGGGCAACGCCCTCTCCTATCTGAATCACATCAAAGGAATGAACTGGGGGGCGGACGATGTCCGTCCGTTCAAGGGGTACCTGCTGTCTCTGGCCACATCGACCAGGGGGGCGGACCATCTTCGAGGCATGCCGCTGGAAGAAATATTTTACTCCGCGATCGATCCGGCAATGGCAACCTCATACGACAAAGCACCCCTGGTAATTCAGTATCAAAGGGTCAATACCCTGGCGGATGCCACGGGGTTCTGCAAGTTCGCCACCCAATCTTTTTTTCAGGCCGTCGGCCTCGACGACATGCTGCACTTTTTCAAGGCGGCTACCGGAAACGATATGAATCCTACCGAATTTATTAAGGCTGCAGATCGTATTTACAACCTCGAACGACTGATGCATGTGCGCGACGGCCTTACCCGCCAATCCGACCTGCCGGTAGGGAAATGGGCCGATGAGCCCATCCAGGACGGTCCGTTCGAGGGTGAACGGGTCGATCTTGACCGTTTCAACAAACTCCTCGATGACTACTACGCGTTGATGGGCTGGGACGTGACAACCGGCGCCCCCGATCCCCGTTCGGTGAATTAACCTAAGTTGAGCGTTTCAGTTAGCCTCACTTTCCAGTATGTCTGTGGTTTGATGCACAAAGTCTTGCTTTTTCACCGTGATGTCAGGCAGATCCACATAGGGGATGTCTATTGCGCCAAACCACTCCAGGCCAAACAAAACGACCACAATTATAATTAGAATGGCAAAAGGTTTTCCCATTTTTTTCACCTCCTTTTTTCCTTGAAGGCAAGTCGTGCAAAACGCGGCTGAATGCGCACGCCGTGTATCGATTCGGCTAAAAAAAAAGCCCCCAGGCATAATCTCCCGAAGGCAATAGTAAGTCGTTTCGGTAGTCCGGCTGTCATAGCCTTTTGAGGCCTTAGACCCGTAACTTTGCGCCACCGCCTTTCAACGGATATGCCCTTTCGATCAAAATATGTGGATTAATTATATCAAACTCTATTTTAACTTGTCAATAGCTATATCGGACGATACCGCTTCCACCCTGCAGGGGACAAAGCGGTGCATGGGCGTCCCGACAAAGTCTCTGTTCGTGTTTTTTGTCAACCTGTTGACGTTTGCGCCATAGGTGACCCCATCGTAGGTAAGGCCGAAGCCGTGCGGAAAGAGGACCTGTCCTTTTCTGGTGTCCGTGGTGATCTGGGCTTCGATGGTCTCCTCCCCCGCTTCCGTGACGACCTTCACCGTCTGTTTGTCTGCGATGCCTAAGGCTTTTGCATCTGCGGGATGTATGGCCAGGGTGCAGGCCCGTTTGCCTTTATTCCATTCCGGGTCCCTCATGTTGGTGTTGGAATTCATGTCCATGTGCCTTCCGGCCATCATAATCAGCGGAAAGGCCTGATCGAGCTCGAGCTGTTCCGCTTCATCCCGGGGGTTTATTTTCTCTATCCAGTCATTCACTTCCGGATTGTACAGGTGGATTTTCCCGCTCTCGGTCGGTATGGCTTCCAGATTTTTCTCCGGATCGCGGAGGCCGATCAACACCCCTTCGGGGTGATCCATAATGGATTGAAAGATGGACAGACCCTGGCCCGGCCCGGCAGGGAAACCGGCCTTTTCAGCCGCCTCTTTGCGGTCCTTGGACAACTGCATGAACAGGGGGAGGACACTGGCCAGATGCACCGATCCCATGGCACGACCCAGCGTTTTGGCGATGACAAAGTGCAGTGCCTTTCCGTGTTCGGGAGCGGCCATCAGATATTCTCCCAATGCCTGCCCATATGCCTTGAGGTCGCTGCTTTCGGCGGCTTGGTAAAGCGATTTGGGGATCTGTGGAACCAGCCCCATGGCATCGGCCAGCAGCGTGAAGATCTCGCCGTTTTCCTTTTGCTCGCCTTCCGCCTCCAGCACCGGCGGCCGCATCCGGGCGTACACGTTCGAAAAACCCAGGCCGGGATTCCCCTCCCAGGACTCAAACGCGGTTTTGCAGGGAAGCACATAATGGGCCAGGGCAGCCGTCTCGCTCATGGCGATGTCGGCTGCCACCAAGAGATCGAGCTTTTTGAACGCATCCTCATAGGCCGTGGTATCGGCGTAGGAACGCAATGGGTTCGAGGCGTAGGAGAGCACGGCCCGTATGCGCTCCGGGTGGTCATTTACAATTTCTTCCTGCAGCACATTGGGCGGAAACGCCCCGTTGATGGCGGGAATGTCCGTCGACGGGGTGCGCCACACCCGGGGATCCCTGGGATCCCGGTATTTCACTTTGGGTAGATAGTTCCCGCCCGGTACGCCGATACGTCCGCAAACGGCCTGGAGGACCACCAACAGATAGGATACAAGAGCGCTGTGCCTGTTCATCAGTATGCCGAGATCGTCGATAATGCATGACCGGCGTGTGGCGAGTTCCCTGCAGACCCCGACGACCCGGTCATAATCCAGTTCGCATACGTTCAGCGCGGCCTCGACGTTGAAACCGGAAAACCAGGGCAACATGTCGTTGAATCCATCCGTATACGCGTCGATATATTCCCTGTGATGAATCCCTTCATCGAGAACGATGGCAATCATCGCTTTGATGAGCAGCGCATCCGTACCGGGTCGGATGGCCAGGTGCACATCGGCGAGTTTTGCCGTCTCGGAAACCCGCGG from Deltaproteobacteria bacterium carries:
- a CDS encoding molybdopterin-dependent oxidoreductase, which translates into the protein MGQWKKTSCVLCANQCGLEVVIANNRIVKVRGDKENPISEGYVCRKGLNVAFHQHNRDRVLFPLKKVADGFERISWDQAVGEIAEKLKHILDRHGPRSLASLTGGGEFAFLSAGFPIRLVRRLGSMWNYSAANQEFSGRYWAHGLTLGNQSIQLEDDFENCDMLMLVGKNPMMSHHMPQARRRLTKMSKDPDRLLVVVDPRVSETAKLADVHLAIRPGTDALLIKAMIAIVLDEGIHHREYIDAYTDGFNDMLPWFSGFNVEAALNVCELDYDRVVGVCRELATRRSCIIDDLGILMNRHSALVSYLLVVLQAVCGRIGVPGGNYLPKVKYRDPRDPRVWRTPSTDIPAINGAFPPNVLQEEIVNDHPERIRAVLSYASNPLRSYADTTAYEDAFKKLDLLVAADIAMSETAALAHYVLPCKTAFESWEGNPGLGFSNVYARMRPPVLEAEGEQKENGEIFTLLADAMGLVPQIPKSLYQAAESSDLKAYGQALGEYLMAAPEHGKALHFVIAKTLGRAMGSVHLASVLPLFMQLSKDRKEAAEKAGFPAGPGQGLSIFQSIMDHPEGVLIGLRDPEKNLEAIPTESGKIHLYNPEVNDWIEKINPRDEAEQLELDQAFPLIMMAGRHMDMNSNTNMRDPEWNKGKRACTLAIHPADAKALGIADKQTVKVVTEAGEETIEAQITTDTRKGQVLFPHGFGLTYDGVTYGANVNRLTKNTNRDFVGTPMHRFVPCRVEAVSSDIAIDKLK
- a CDS encoding aldehyde ferredoxin oxidoreductase family protein, with protein sequence MAGFSDKTMQVDLSKETIDYGEMDAELISKFVGGRGYNSKLVFDRLQPDTGPLDPANVIVFGAGPLVGTVAPAAGRYTVSSKSPLTGLFADSNSGGHFGPELKFAGFDHVVVTGRSATPVYLYIHDGHAELRPASHLWGLDTWETEDAIRRELGDERVQVATIGQAGENRVRFACIINNKHRAAGRAGLGAVMGSKNLKAVAVRGSGTVAVADMEKLKRLSQTFSKKIKKAFSYTLMAEYGTQNFTMGTHAIGAMVIRNWSQSANYDQFDKVSPMAIRRKHYVKRKGCFSCPIACGHVCTVKDGEYAGERGGGLEHGVTTPFGIGCDISDTNAYVHYNNICNRYGIDALEFGLMMGAVIEWHNDKLVRPPDTNGIALGWGDYHGIFKLLEATVKREGFGDILAMGSLKAAESVGGNALSYLNHIKGMNWGADDVRPFKGYLLSLATSTRGADHLRGMPLEEIFYSAIDPAMATSYDKAPLVIQYQRVNTLADATGFCKFATQSFFQAVGLDDMLHFFKAATGNDMNPTEFIKAADRIYNLERLMHVRDGLTRQSDLPVGKWADEPIQDGPFEGERVDLDRFNKLLDDYYALMGWDVTTGAPDPRSVN